tcgatttctctctgtcctatcaaaacaaacaacaacaataataataactataaacaaaaggggaaaaatagccttcaggagcagtggattcatagtgcaggcactgagcccagcaataaccttagaggcaaaaatttAGATAGAGGGATTGAAAGATGATTCACTCAGTACAGTGCATCCTTTACCATGTTGGAAGGCTTGTATTCGAACTCTGGGCCACCACTTGAGAGCACCTACATGGtagaagctttggactctcaaggatgagattCTGAGTTTGTTCGATGGTagtacatgtgctagagtgatgctctggtcctctctccttaggtggtgtagtggataaggcactggactctcaagtatgaggctctgaattctatgtgtaagagtgatgctctggttctctctctctccctctccttctgtctttctcttatcaataaatttattttattatttctgaacttattaaaaagaaaatccagcTGCTAAGGAAGTATCAGCAGATGGAGAACCTTCCTGACACACATGAGGGCTCAGTCTGCTACTGCATGTGACAGAGTGGTGCTTTGATTTCTTCTGATAaaacaaacatatttttaaagtatttatttattcccttttgttgcccttgttttttaaatattttatttatttattcccttctgttacccttgtttatcatcactgatgttgttattgctgtcgttgttggataggacaaagagaaatggagagaggaggggaagacagagatagggagagaaagatagatacctgcagacctgcttcaccatctgtgaagtgactcccctgcaggtagggagccgggggcttgaaccaggatctttatgccagtccttgtgctttgtgccacctgcacttaacccactgcactactgcccgactcccgcccttgttgctttattgttttagttattattgttgtcgtcattgtcggataggacagagatatggagagaggaggggaagacagagagggagagagaaagataagacacctgcagaccggcttcttcttcttctagcgtttgcccttcttccgtagccagtcaacagcgtcaggttgagcctgatgtaaagtatcgagacctcctttgaatctggagaggtggcagtcgttgaccagcttaaccgcttatgaagcaacgcccctgcaggtgaggagcgggggactcgaactgggacccttatgcctgtccttgcgctttgcgcctccagcacttaaaccgctgcgctacagcctgttTTACCAGCTCTGGCTGTGGTGGTTGTGGGAGTGGGTTGAATcttggactttggagtctcaggaacgaaagtctgcataaccattatactatctacccctgtcccaaacaaatcttttaaaaccaCACTCAGCAGCAGGTGCACACTGGGTGTTGTAGGTGTCCGCACATATGTCAATTAATTACCCAGGGAAACGTTTTCCAAGCTGACTAATGTAGCTAGGTGGGAATTGGAAAGTGGAAGTTTCTACCATCAGGCTCAATAATCCTGACTTTGGGGAATCCTGTAAGAGATCCACGTGCTGAACTTATGGGGGGGGTTGAATGCCCCTTGTtccccttcccgccccccccgccccccccccgccagagTTTGTGTTACCTGCTGTGACATCAGACTTTCTTATCTTGCCAGTCTTCAGTTTTGTTTCTGCCGCTTGGGCTGGGGCGCGCTTtgggaaaaagaaactgaaagggaagctgAGCGCAGCCAGTGGAGAGGCGGCGGTGGGGCCCCGCCCTCTGATGGTCATAAAAGGCTGAGCCCACAGGCTGGAGGAGGTGAGAACCACAGGAACGCAGCAGCATTCGCATCCTTCCGCATCCTTCCCGCAGACCCTTCTGCAGACAGAACGCACTAGACCATAGCCATGGTGAGTGGGCTTGGCAGGTGAGCCCTGCTGTGGGCAGGAGGACCTGCTGTGAGCCAGTCAGGCAAACTGCTCAGAGCTTGCTAAACCTGGGGATGCGTGGGAGTCAGGGACAGGGCCTCCAGTGTCAGGCTCTGAATTTTAAAAGGTGTGATGTTCAGTgagcgaggatccaggttcgactcccaggtccccacctgcagagggaaatcttcacagtggtgaagcaggtctgctctatcatccccttccctcttgatttctggctgtctctatccaataattaaataaaggtaataaaaaataaattaaaaagaatttgaggggaggcaggcagtagcacactaggttaagcgcacatggtgtgaagcgtaaggaccagagcaaggattctAGTTCGACATCCCCCCcattggctctccacctgcagggaggtaacttcacaagtggtggagcaggtctgcaggtgtctttctctgtcctaataaaacagaaaaaggggggggggcgccaggagcagtggattcttcatgccagaaccaagccccaaagataaccctggaggcaaaaaaaaataataataataataataataatatgttgttttgtaaatagagacagagaaattgagtggaaagttagactgagaaggagagagaaagacacctgcagacctgcttcactacttgtgaagcttcccctcagcaggtgggagtgggggtttgaacctgggtccttgagcactgtgatgtgtgtgctctaccagatgcaccactacccaatcCCCCTGGAAAGTGCTTTCTGCACAGTGCCCAACCCAGGGGTCTCTTGGGCTCAGTATAGGGGGGGCACCACACCTCCTGGAGTGACTTCAGCACCTGGGGAATGTCTCCAGGTtatggaagagacagagagcagggagCACATCTGGTGTCCCTGGGGTTGGGGGCCAGCCTCAGACTGTGTGATGATGCCACAGGGCAGGACGCTGACTGTGAAGATGATGACCGGCCAGTCATTTGAGGTGCCACTGACGGAGTCCATGCAGCTGCAAGAGCTGAGGCAGCTCCTGGCCCAGCTCACCAGTGTGCCCGCCTTCCAGCAGCGCCTAATCCTCAAGGAGAATGGGAAGAGCAGGGTGCTGGAGGATGGCCCCAGCCTCAGCAGCCAGGGCGTGCAGCCCAATagcatggtggtgctggtggtggaagACTGCAAGGGCTCCTTGAGCATCCTGGTGAGGAACGACAAGGGCCGGAGCAGCCTCTATGAGGTCAGGCTGACACAGAAGGTGGCGGAGCTGAAGCAGCAGGTGAGCTGCCAGGAGCATGTGCCCACCGACCAGTTCTGGCTGAGCTTCCAGGGGCGGCCCCTTGAGGACCAGCAGCTGCTGGGGGAGTACAGCCTCACCAGCCACAGCACTGTGTACATGAACTTGTATCTCCGTGGAGGCCAAGACCACATGCCCTGACTTGGACTTTTAATCCTGGggtaccaagttcaattcctgacattgcatatgctctctctcttcagcctttctctttcattaataaacaaataaatattttaatgtaatgCAAAAAAGCTAACTGTCTGTCTCTGCAACCCAGCCAACCCTTTCCCACCCCTCATCCAAACTGGGGTGTCTGTTTTGCTGATGATGGGGAGATTGGGGGGGAGGGTGAAAAGTCAGGGTCAATCCTTGTCACCAGCATGGGTTGCTATGGGGTACAATCATATTAGGCTCAAAACAGTGATTCCTCCTTGGAGCTGGGAAAGTGACCTTGTGGCTTAAGTGAGAACTTTGTTACTacattattaattaatttgtgGAGCTGGGCCTCAGTTGCTGCTCCTGAGCTGctgtttttcattcagagagagatagagacagagacagagaaactgctgTGACCAGGGCTGTTCTCCAGTGATGTAGTCCTTCCCATGTGGGACCTGAACTGGAATCTGGATGTGGCAATGCAGGTGTCCAACACAGTGAGTATCATCTCTCTGTGCCCCCTTcatgttaaaaatataaagagagcaggggctaggtggtggcacacttggtagagaacacacattatagtgtgcaaggacccaggcccaaacccccagtccccatctgcaggcaggaaactttaggagtggtgaagcagtgctgcaggtatctctctgtctctctcctttatccttcctccccccccaattctctcagtttctatacaaaataaataaataaaacatttttaaaagtggggGGGCAAACAGTAGTACACCTGATAAGCATTAtataaggacccacgttcaagctctttttttaatttttaattttatttattattatctttatttaatggatagagacagccagaaatcaagagggaggggtgtgacagagaggaagagacacagagagatacctgcagccttgcttcaccactcataaagctttccctctgtgggtgtgggccgggggctcaaacccgggtccttgcgcattgtaatccatgtgctcaaccaggtgcatcaccacccagcccccaggttcaagctcttcatccccacctgcagatggaatagcttcacaagtgctgaagcagagctgccggtgcctatctctttccctctctatctacactaccctctcaattcctctgtctaataataaattttaagagagagaagacagatgaggaggcagagagaaaggaggagaaggggaaggaggaggaggaagaagaaatcaTAAAAGGCAGAGagcaggtggtccgggaggtggtgcagtggctaaggcactagaccttcaagcatgaggttctgagttcagtccccagcagcacatgtaccagagtgatgtctggttctctctctctctctctctctctctctctctctctctctcccctagcttcttagggggaaaaaaggcagagagcagtgcttttctccctccctcccccccccaccactatacatacacacacactcacaccattAGTGGCCCTGTGAGGCATTGTAGTTACATTCTCACTGTTgtaaatataacttttttttccttaaaaaaaaaaaatgaatgggtagagtgagaaatcaagagggaaggggaagatagagacagagacaagggtgggagatagcataatggttatacaaaaaggctttcatgcctgaggcagcaaaagtcccagattcaatcctcagcactgcctTAAACCAGAACTAATCaatcagagagacacttgcagcactgcttcaccattcacttgaaggtgaggaccaggggcttgagcctaggtccttgagcattgtaacatgtatgctctatcaggtgtgctaccacccaggcccacaAAGACAACTTttctaagagaaagaaaaagaggaccaTTTTCTGGAGCCATTCTGCCTCCAGATTGAACACTCCATTCTGCACAGCTGGCCATACCCCATATGTGGGTCAGTAGACAgtacaggggggggggggagtggttcTGGGAAGACTGGTCTCAAAGGCCACAACACAAGGTCCCCACTGGAACCAGGACCCCAGGAAATGGTAAAGTGACTCTCCACAGACTTCCTGGGTGGGgagtctctgtgtgtgcatgtgtgtgtgttgggggaggctGTCCTTCACAACAGTTAagggctggggctccatgcctgtccAGGATCTGGGGACAGTAGGTGACAGGGTCTGGAACACAGGCATCATGAATGGAGACTGTCAAGAATAAATCACCTTCGAGGATTCATTTAATGGAGCAGCTCTCGCCCTGGCCAACATGTGACAGGACACCAAAACCAGGGGTTGGCCCAAGAGACAGCTTACCAAGGAAAGTGTACCTTGCCACATTTGACTCaatttcaatccctagtaccacatggATGATGCTATGGCACTAAAGGAAACTctagtgtctctccctttgtctttctatgtgaatgaaaacaagaaaatGGCCCAGAGTGATGATATTCCTGTCTATACACCCTTCTAATAACGGGGTCCCTCTTCTCTAGGAGGAAAACCTTGTTCCAGGGACCAGGAAGTGAcatacctggtccccacctgcagagggaaagcttcacaagtggtgaagcagggctacaggttgcaggtgtctctttccctctctccctcctcctccctctcaatttctgtctctattcaataataaataaataaaaatataataaaaaaacaagagcttgTTTCAAGTGGTCACATCTACTTCATCATGAGCTGTCCCTGCATTCACACCAGaagtttccttctcttcctttaacaCTAATTTCCCAAATAAGCCTCACGGGAACAGGCTGAGTCAGGGTGTCCAAGTCCCTGGGCAGACAGTCACAACCTGCCAGTACTCCAGCTTCCAGATTCTTAGGGGGGGGGTGGACACTCAGACACTCCCTTTCTGGTCTTGGAGTATCTGTATCTGGACTGGAGCCCTCAGATCTGGAGTGCCTATGACAGtacagtaaatttttaaaaattaaaaaaaaatttcccctttttaaaaaaaatgtagttattattgttgttgttattgatgttgttgttgttggataggacagagagagaaatggagagaggaggggaagacagagagggggagagaaagatagacacctacatacctccttcaccgcttatgaagcgactcccctgcagatggggagtggggagctccaaccggaatccttgtgctggtccttgtgctttgcgccacatgcacttaacccgttgcgctacctcccgactcccttgtttttattttttattgccatcaaggttattgctggggctagatgcCTGTATGATgagtccactgatcctggtggctttatttatttagaggcagagaaatggagagagaagtaggagagagaagaaagatacctggggctggggagatagcataatggttatgcaaaaagccttacatgcctgaagcaccaaaggtcccaggttcaatccaacaccaccataacccagagctgagcagtgctctggtaaaaagaaaagaaaaaaagacagacacctgcagcactgcttcaccacctgtgaagctccctcctCGGCAGGTGAAGACAGGGTGCttgaatatgtgtgctctaccctgTGAGCACCAGCTCcccgtttttttattattattattattattattattattgcagagagcgtgaaagaggccacagcattgaagcttcctctaaCATGGTAGTGGCCGGGTTCGAAGCTGGGTGTCGCACATGGTGACACAATGCATTCTCCGGGTGAACTATACGCTGCTGGCTCTCCTCTCACTTTTCGGCCCCATTGAAATTTAGCCAAGAATACACACCCCTGGTGCTCTCTCCTTTCCAGAGCCCCTCCGGGAGTCGCCGCTGCCGGCTCACGCCTGCAGCTACGCCTCGCCTCCACCCCaggcaggaaggaaaaaaggggctCCCCTGGACCCCAGATGGGTTCAGGCGACATTCCCCAGGCAGGCTTGAGGTCCGTGGAGGGGGCGTGGCCGAACCGCCGGGCTCGGGACGCCAGGACTCCGGAGGTGTCTGGCCGGCAGGGGGCGCCCATGGCAGTCAGTGGGGCCCGAGCTGACCCGGGGGCAGGAGGGGGCGGGCCTGCTGCGGCTCTGCACAGTCCCcacgggtccccatctgcattggCCCTAGCAGGGGAGGGTTGGGGAGGGCGACCGTCCTCCGGGACAGACTGCGGGGGGGGTCCCCAACTCGGCCGGGCTTTGGTCCCCAGTTCCATCAAGGGATCGTGGTCCCCTTTCAAGCTGCTGTCTCATGAGGGGGGAGGGGCTCGAGCTGTAGGTCCTAGGGACTTTCGGTCTAGGCCCCTTACAGCCCCCTCCCATTCCCTCCGCGGCCAGCGCCGCCCCCGGCCCGGCGCAACCCTGAGCCCCTTGGAAGTCCCGTCACGTCGCCTCCAGATTATGCATTAACCCAGTTGCAGCCGCatttcctggggggggggtctggggacGTCCAGGCGCGCGGGGGAGGGGCGTCTCCGCAGAGCAGCCCCTGCCCACCCAGGTCTGATCCAGCTCGACCCGAGTCCCGCGGGCCCCGCCCGGTGCCGCAGTCCCCGCTTTGTTCCAGGCCGGAGTAGGGACTCCCGTGCGGGGCGGGATTGGGGGCGGGGCTCCCTCGGGTGCCGCCCCGGCCCGCCCCCCGGCCCTGGCTGCGGCCGCCTCCCGGCAGAGTCCGGAGCTGAGCAGTCCCGGCCCCGCGCCGTCCGCCAGCCCGCGCCATGGCCCGCCCGtggccgctgctgctgctgctgctgctgctggtggcgGCTCGCGTCCTGCCCGGCGCCGGGACGTGCCCCGAGCGCGCCCTGGAGCGCCGGGAGGAGGAGGCCAACGTGGTGCTCACCGGCACGGTGGAGGAGATCCTCAACGTGGACCCGGTGCAGCATACTTACTCCTGCAAGGTGCGCCCCTGGGGCCCCAAATTCCCCGCCAGACCGCTGCGGCCTCCCCCCGCCCGCCAGGcccgcagcccccacccccccgggGGCTGCCCGCTGCGACCCCAGCCCCGGGCCGTGGGAACGAGTCCAGACGCTCCACAGCTCCGGCTCACGCTCCCTTGGCGACCGCCGGCTCCCCGGGTGGGGCGCGGGGCCCCGAAAGCTCCCGAGTGCGGGAGGGAAAGTTGCTGCGACTCCCGGCCCGGGGAGCCCTGCAGGGCGGAGGGAGGTGCGTTTTGCCGGGGGTGGAGATGGGGTTCCCATGTGGTCACCGCTTTCGCCCCTTCCCTGGCAGCCTTTACCAGGACGGGGGAAGGTTTGCGGGGAGGGGGTGCACAGTCTAATCTCCCAACCCTTGGCGCCCTGGCGAGGGGCACTGTGGGGACTTGGAGAAGGGCACAGCAGAAAAGTGGGGCGGCTGGGTCAGGTGCCCGGCCCACCTAAGGGAGATTGACCGCCCCcctcggggggggggagggctgatTTGCCCTCTTCCTCTGGCGGATTGGGGGATTCACTGGGACATGGGGAGGTGCTCCCCACTCTCTTCTGTGACAGAAGCTGGGACCTCTGAGGGAAAGCTCAAGGGACCTGGATCTTTCC
The sequence above is drawn from the Erinaceus europaeus chromosome 10, mEriEur2.1, whole genome shotgun sequence genome and encodes:
- the ISG15 gene encoding ubiquitin-like protein ISG15, with the translated sequence MGRTLTVKMMTGQSFEVPLTESMQLQELRQLLAQLTSVPAFQQRLILKENGKSRVLEDGPSLSSQGVQPNSMVVLVVEDCKGSLSILVRNDKGRSSLYEVRLTQKVAELKQQVSCQEHVPTDQFWLSFQGRPLEDQQLLGEYSLTSHSTVYMNLYLRGGQDHMP